The nucleotide sequence GCGCGCCGTCGCCAGCGCGGCCGACGCCGGATCACCGGTTCGCAGCGGCGCTCCGAAGACGGCCAGCGCGGCGTCACCTTCGAATTTGTTGATCAGCCCCTGATGCTCATCGACGGCGTCGACGACTATCCGGAAGAAGTCGTTGAGCACTTCGGCTACCTCTTGCGGCGGGCGGTTTTCGGCCAGCTGCGTGGAGCCCACCAGGTCGATGTAGAGAACCGCCGCCTCCACCACTTCGCCCGGCGACCCGGAGCCCTCTTCGAGGGCGCGGCGTGCGACATCGGTGCCGACATGGCGGCCGAACAGGTCCCGGAGGCGTTCCCGCTCTTCCAGGCCGGCCACCATGCGGTTGAACCCCGTTTGCAGGCGCCCAATTTGGGAGCGCTCGTAGGAGCCCACGTAGGTGCCGATGTGGCCGTGTTCGACCTGCCCCATGGCATCGACGATCTCATCGAGTGGATCGGAGATGGATCGCGAGGTCAGGATCATCGTTGGCAGCCCGAGCAGCAGGGCGGCCAACGATACGACCAGGATCGGCACATCCAGCGACGCGGACTGTTCAATGACCCAGCCGTAGGACCGCAACACGATGAAGGTCCCGATGACCCCGATGGGCAAGGCGCTGCACAGGAACCAGAGCAGGACCAGCCGGGCGAACACGCCGGGGACCGCCAGTCGCGGCTGGCCGCCCCGGGTGGCCACCCCCACGATGGGCCGCAGGGTGCGTTGCGCCAGCAGCAGGCCGGTGCCCGCGGCGGCGGGTCCCCCGAGCACCACACCGAGCAGAATCGGCAGCAGGATCTTGGTGCCGTCCGCGTGGTTGAGCAACATCAGGACTGCGCCGGATGCGGCCCAGGCTCCGACCAGGATCAGCGACTGGCGACCACCGAGCCGCAGCGCGGCTTCTCGCTGCGCCTTGGTGGGCGGGTGCCCCGGGACGAACCACTGCAGAGTGGGGGCCAGGGTCAGTGCTCCGGCAACCGCGACGCTGATGATCCCCAGCACCACCAGTACCGACACCACCGGCAGGTTTCGTTGGGCGAAGTCGACGTAGGTGTGACCGCGCAGTGGGATCAAGATCGCAGATGCATCAACGACGGCGATGAAGTAGGCCAGGGCGAGGTCGAACGCGTATTGCAGTAAAAGCCTGCGGGCGGTCTTCGGCTGCGCTTGGCCTGCCGAAGCGCTGGTGCTAGGCACCGTTATTGGGCCCGCCTGAGTTCTGACCCGCTATGTCGGTGATCGGGAAGTTCGGCATCGGTTTGGGCGACGGGGTGTTGGGCAACGGCGGGATGTCGCTGGGCGGAATGTCGCGCAGTTCGTCGACGGGCGGGCCGTTGTCGCGGCTGCCGTAGCTGCTGCCGGGCGCCCGCGGCCCGAGCAGCTCGCTGACCGTCACCAGGCGATAGCCATTGG is from Mycobacterium marinum and encodes:
- a CDS encoding adenylate/guanylate cyclase domain-containing protein, coding for MQYAFDLALAYFIAVVDASAILIPLRGHTYVDFAQRNLPVVSVLVVLGIISVAVAGALTLAPTLQWFVPGHPPTKAQREAALRLGGRQSLILVGAWAASGAVLMLLNHADGTKILLPILLGVVLGGPAAAGTGLLLAQRTLRPIVGVATRGGQPRLAVPGVFARLVLLWFLCSALPIGVIGTFIVLRSYGWVIEQSASLDVPILVVSLAALLLGLPTMILTSRSISDPLDEIVDAMGQVEHGHIGTYVGSYERSQIGRLQTGFNRMVAGLEERERLRDLFGRHVGTDVARRALEEGSGSPGEVVEAAVLYIDLVGSTQLAENRPPQEVAEVLNDFFRIVVDAVDEHQGLINKFEGDAALAVFGAPLRTGDPASAALATARALGTQLRGLPAVDFGVGVSAGRVFAGNIGAENRYEYTVIGDAVNEAARLADLAKTSERRILCSAAALDRAHEAECRRWIQCYSTVLRGRSEATHVCAPAEAG